The genomic region TAAAGAAGAAGTCGCCCACGGTTTGGTAAAAGCGGACAAGCAGGGTAATTTTAACTTTGACTTTATACCCCAGCCCAGAGACGCTAAAGACGAAAAAAGCAAATCATCGCGCTTTACGGTTGAGGTTGCGGTGCGTGACGAAGGCGGCAGAACAATAAGCGCAAGCCGCTCTTTCTTGGCTGCAAAGGAAAGAAATTTCTTTAAAATAGACCTTCCTACAGGTTTCGCTAATGAAAACACCCCTTACAAAGTAGATGTAAGCATGGTTGACATTAACGGCAACCCTTTAGAAGGCAGCGCGGAATTTGAAGTTTACGGTTTAGAAAATAAATTTGAGGAAAATTCCGTCTCATCCGGCAGGAGAAACAACAGCCCCTCCTTGGAAGAGGCTTACAAAAATGCTAAGGAAACGGCTAAAGTATTTTCCGTAGCTTTATCTTTTAATAAAGAAAAGCCAACAACGGCAACTATACCCGGCATGAAAGAAGGCGTTTATAAAATAAGGTTAAAAGATAAAAACGGCACGGCCGAGCAAAGCGTGATACTCTTAGTTGTATCGGCCAACCCCAAACTTGACCTGCCTTTAATTACCATAGCAGAACACAGTAAATATTATCCCGGTGAAACGGCAAGAATACTTTTCGGCTCGGGCAAAATTAAAAAAGCGAAATATGTTGAATTTTATAAAGACAGCTTTTTGCTGGCGCAAGACACGGTTAAAGAAGGCGGCGCAAGCATTTATAAAGTAAACATTATTAATAACCACAGAGGCGGCATAGCAATGCGCTGGTTTGCGGTAAGCGATTATCTGACTTTTACGGATGAAATAAATCTGTTAATCCCTAATAACGACAAAGAACTTACTTTAAAAATAAACCCGCCCAAAAGCGTACTGCCGGGGCAAAAGGTAACTTGGTCTATAGACGTTGCGGATTACCAAAAAAAGCCTGTCAACGCTGAAGCCACGGTTAAGGTGTATGACCGCTCGCTTGATTATTACCAAACAAATAATGAGCAGCTTACCCACGCTAATTTATATCCTGCCAGTTCTGACTCCGGATATTACTACCGAAGAGATATATCCAACTCCCAGTTCAATACTTACTTTGTAAACTTTTACACTCCTGAGTTTCTTGACAGGCGTTATATTTCAATAATGCCGCTGCCGCACTTCTTTGCGGAATATTCTTACAGGAATTATTCTTCCAGAAGTTTAGGCGGCTTGGAAATGAGAAAATCGTTCGCAAAAGCCAATATAGCCGAGGAGTCTGCCGCTGGTGAGTACATAGACGCAGTGATGGAAACATCCGCGGTTTATGATTCTGACCAAATGAACGCGGCCGCCCCTACCCAGGCTCCCGTAACAACAGGCGCCGCCGTTGAAATGGATAAAGAAGCAGGCCGTGTTGAGGCCAGGACAGATATGTCAGAAACAGCCTACTTCGGCCCGCATACAAAAATTACAAACGGTAAAGGCAAGGTAAGTTTTACAATGCCGCAACGGCTTACTTCTTGGAATATAGCGGTTAACGCCATTACTAAGGACGCTCTTTTAGGCACGGTAACAGCGCAAACCGTTACAAGAAAGGACCTTATGATACGCCTTGAAACGCCCAGATTTTTCAGAGAGCGTGATAAAGGCCAAATCAAAGGTATTATAACTAACGATACAAACAAAGACTTAATCGTTAATACAGTTTTATTAGTTAAAGAAGACGGGCAAAACGCCTACTCCGCACTTAATTTAGCAGACACAAGACAAACGGTTACGGTTAAAGCAAATTCACAAGCGTCTGTCATTTGGGAAGCCGCCGTGGCGGACGGCGCGCGCGTTCTCACACTTACGGCTACGGCAAGGGCGGGACAAGTTTCTGACGGCGAAGTAAAGGAACTTCCTATACTTCCCAGCAGAGAAAGGCTTGTTGACAGCAAAGTAACTGCCTTAAAAGAAGGCTCCAACACCATAACTTTAGACACTCTTAAAAAAGACGATCCCACAAGAGAGTATGACCTTATAGCCCTGCAGATTGACCCTAACCTGCTTCTACCCGTAATGAACAGTCTGCCCATGCTGGTGCAATACCCTTTTGAAAGTTTGTCGTCACTTACGGCAAAATATGTTCCGCTAGCGATTATCAACAACCTGTACCAAAAATACCCGGAACTTAAAAAAGCTGTAGCCGCTTTACCTAAGCGTGACTCAATTACACCCCCTTGGGAAAACGACAATCCTTCCAGGCAAATGGTTCTTGCGGAAACGCCTTGGATATTTGAGGCTGAAGGCAAAAAAATTACCTTTGGGCAAATAATAGATATGTTTGATTCCAAACTTGTCGCCAAGTATGAAGGCCAAATGGTTGAAAAGATTTCAAAATACCAAAATAAAGACGGCGGATTTTCCTGGTTCCAGGGCGGGGAGTCTAATATATTTATGACGCTTTACGTTTTAGACGGCCTTGCCGAAGCCGCCAACCAAGACGTTAAAGTACCTGAACAAATGACAAAAAACGCCATGCGGTTCGTAACGCAGACTATTGATGATTACATTAAAAACGTAAAGGACACGGGGGCTTCCCAAATAGTGGCAAGCTTGTACGCGTCTTATGTTTTAACATCTTTCCCAAAAGAATGGAAAGAAAGCAAAACCGCATTTGAAAAAGCCAAAGGCTGGATTGAGTACGCGTCAAAATATCCCCAGTTCATGACGCCTTTGGGCAAAATTTATGCGGCAAACGTTTATCATAGGTTGGGCGATAAAGCCAATTCGGATAAATATTTGGACATGGTGCTTGACGCGGTAAAAGTTGACGATACGGTAGGCGCCTATTTCCAACCTGAGGATAAATCCTGGTTATGGTATCACGACACTCTTGAAACACACGCTATTACGCTGCGCACTCTTTTAAAACTGCGCCCTGAAAATGAAAAATTAGCCGACGACATGACCAAATGGCTTCTTTTCAACAGGAAAGGCAACAATTGGGATTCAACCAAATCAACCGCCAGCGCTATATACTGCTTAGTTGATGTTATGAAAGCAAGAGGAGCGTTTGAATCAAAAACCGCTTATGAAGTTAAATGGGGCAATATAAAAGAAACAAAATCATTTGAACCCTTTGATTTCGTAAGCAAACCTTTAAGATATACGGTATTCGGAAGCGATGCGAACAGCACTTTCCTGGAAGCGTCCGTTAATAAAAAAGGTAAAACCGTTGACTTTGCCTCATTAACTGCGGTTTACTCAACAAACGCTAAGGTTGAGGAATCACCAAAAGGTTTATTAAACATAAGCAGGCAGTATTTCCTGCGTGAAAAAGAAGGGGCCGTTTATAAACTTAAACCTATAGCGGACGGAGGCGCCGTTAATGTGGGCGATGAAATTGAAGTGCAGCTTACAATAACAACAAGCAGCCAGTTTGAATTTGTTCATATTAAAGACCCCAGAGGCGCCGGCTTTGAAGCCGAAACGCTGCTCAGCGGCTGGCAATGGGATTTGCTGCGCCGCTACGAGGAACCTAGGGACAGTTTAACCAACTTCTTTGTGGACTGGCTGCCGCACGGTATTTATACGCTTAAATACAGAATGCGCCCCACAACGCCCGGTGTTTATAAAGTAGGCGCGGCGCAGATGCAAAGTTCTTTCGCGCCGGAATTCGCCGCGCACAGCGCGAATATGACAATAACGGTTAAATAACCAAGCTTTAAAAGCCCCGTTCCCAAAGGAACGGGGCTTTTTGATATAATATACATATGAAAATGAGCAAAAGAATATCTTTTCTACTCTCTTTTACCGTGCTTAAAGTATCAAGCTGGTTGTTCATTATCCTTCCCTTAAATTTGGGCTGTAAAATAGCTATGCTAGCCTGCGGCGTAGCGGCAAAAGTAATGAAAAAGCGCTTTGGCCTCAATATGCAAAACATAGCCCGCGTTTTCCCCGAAAAATCACCTGAAGAAGTTTATAGCATTTGCATGGACTCATGGAAAAATATGGGCAGGATAATGGTTGAGTTTATAAAAGCTTATAACATGAGTAAAGAAGAGCTTTCAGCGGTTACCGAATTTAAAAACTTCCACTATTTACAACACCAAATAGATATAGGCCAAGCGGCTATTATACACACGGGGCATTTTCCAAACTGGGAAATATTCGGCATATCCGTAAGCGCGCTAGGAATAAAAAAAGCCGTTATAGCACAAGGCCAAAAAAACCCATATATAAATAAAGAAATAACCAAAATGCGCTGCGCTTACGGCGGCACGGTTATAGATACGGACAATCCGTTTTTTGCCTGCGTAAAATGGCTTAAAAAAGGCAATCTTTTGGGCATTTTATCTGACCAAAACTCTTACAAAAGCGAGGTTTACCGTAAGTTCTTCGGCCGTTACTGCGCGTGTTCGCCTTTAACGCCGCTTTTATCTTTAAAACTGCAAATACCGGTAATACCCGTGAAATTATATAGGAAAAGCGGCAAATTTATTATAGAGTTTTTAGAACCCATCCAACCTGCTGAAAAATACTCGCAGGAAGAAGTTAACAAATTTATAGACGTTTTAAACAAATACTATGAAGATTGGATAAGGGAAAACCCCTCCGACTGGCTTTGGGCGCATAACAGATGGAAAAGAGAGCATAACGCCCCGCAATACAAGGCTGAACATGAATAAAAATAAAATAAAAGCCGTATTTTTAGACCGGGACGGCACTCTTATATACGAAAAACCGGGGGTATATCTTTCCTCCCCTGAAAAAGTGGTTTTGTATAAATCTTCTATGCCCGCGCTTAAATTATTAACTAAGCTCGGATATAAAATTTTTATAGTTTCAAACCAGTCGGGCATAGGCAGGGGTTATTTTACCTCCGAACAGGTTGATAAAGTGCATGAACATCTTAAAAAAATGATAAAACCTTATGTTATTGAGGATATAGTTTATTGCCCGCATGCCCCTTGGCAAACTTGCCTGTGCAGAAAGCCAAATCCGATTCTCGGGCAAAAACTCGCAAAAAAATATAATATAGATAGAAGCAAGTCTTTTATGATAGGGGACAAAAAGTCCGATGTCGACTTTGGCATAAATCTTGGCGCCGTTCCCGTATTAGTGCGCACTGCTAACGGTAATGCGCAAATCAAAAAATACGGTAAAAACATAAAAGCTGCAAAAATAGCGTCAAACCTTTTAGGCGCCGCAAAATATATAGAGAGCAAAACATGAAACACTTAATACCGTTGACAACGGTTGTCTTGGCAGTATTTTTAGTAGGCGGATGCACTTGTAACTGCAAACGCTCAGTCCCACTCCCCCCCGATAATGAAGAAGTTATCATAGAAGAAGTTATAATCTACGAATATAAAACGCCTGAAGAAATTTCCCAATCTCAAGAAGCAAACCAAACCGCTCACCCTGTAATCGGCGAACCCGCGCAGCAACAGCCCGGGGATGAAAAAAAACAGGATTTTACGCCCGCGTTTTCCTTAACTCCGTCAACAATAACGCCCAAAGGCAAAGCTGAGGAGTCGTCCAAAGAAACCGTTACCGAAGCTGCCGACCAGAACATACCCAAATCCTATATAAGGGACGGAAGGCACTTTCACCCTTGGGTAGGAAGAAAATTTATAAAAAACGGACAGGAGCTTCACCCCGCTTTATGGAGTAATGAAAAAATGAAATTCGGCGTACATTATGGTTTTGTGCGCGCGGGCACCGCCCATATTTCAACAAAAGGCGTGGTGGAAACGGACTTCGGCCCCGCTTACGTAATAGAAACTTTGGCCAACTCGGCAAAAGTAATTGACTCTGTTTTTAAAGTGCGCGACATTAACTATTCCTGGATTGAAGTTAACGGAAACTCATCTTTCGGCTATTCGCAAAGCCTGCGCGAAGGAAGATACGTAAGAGACGAGTGGATAACCTTTGACGCCAAAAATAAAATATTTAGCGGAGTGATGAAGAAAAAAGGCGACCCTAAATTCATTAAGGGCGAACTGCCCGGCGAAGTGCATGACATGTTAAGCTCTTTATATTTTGTGCGCGCGCAGGACTTCAGCAAAGGCAAAGATTTTATTTTTGATGTAGCCAACAGGGAAAAAGTATATCCTTTGGTGGTTAAATTCGTTAAAAAAGAAACCGTTAAAGTGCCCGCCGGCAAATTTAACTGCATTGTGGTTGAACCGCAGTTCAGGGGCGAAGGCATTTTTATACAACAGGGCAAAAGTTTAAAAGTGTGGATCACGGACGATGAACGCCGCATACCCGTAAAAATGGAGACTGAGGTTTTTATAGGCAATGTAAGCGCGTCTTTGGAAGAATATTCTAAAAATTAAACAGGTGTTATCTATGAATACAGTAAAAAAAGAAAATCTTAAAAAATTTTTAACCGCTTTTAACGGTAAAGAAATTATAGTGGTAGGCGATATTATGCTTGACCATTTTATAAAAGGAACCGTAAGCAGAATTTCACCCGAGGCCCCTGTGCCTGTAGTAAACGTAACAAAAGAGTACTATGTGGCCGGCGGCGCGGGAAACGTGGCCGTTAATTTAGCGGCCTTAGGCGCGAAAGCAACAATTTTATCAGTAGTTGGACAGGACAGGAGCGGTGAGGACCTTTCTAATTTCCTTTCCGGACAGGGTGTTGACACAAGCTTTGTGGTTTTAGACACTTCCCGCCCGACAACGCAAAAAATACGTATTTTAGCCGAAAACCAGCAGGTTGTGCGTTATGACAGGGAAAGCAAAAATCCCGTATCTTCCGATATCGGCAAAATATGTATGGAAAACTTTAAATTTTTAGCTAAAAAAGCTGATGGAGTAGTTATATCGGACTACGGCAAAGGCATGCTTTCGGAAGCGAACATTAAAGCTATTGTTGATATCTGCAACAAAAACAAGATACCCGTTTGCGTTGACCCTAAGATAGAAAACTTTAAAAAATATAAAAATATTACCTGTATGACGCCTAACACAAAAGAAGCTTTCGAAGGCATGGGCGTGGCACAGGTTTCTGATGAGAAAGTTCTTTTTGACCTTGGTAATAAAATATTAAAGACATTAAACGCCGTTTCCTTACTTATAACAAGGGGCGCGGAAGGTATGAGCCTGTTTGAAAAAGAAAAAGGCGGTAAGGTAAAGGTATCCTCCGTTAAAGCAACTGCGCGCGAAGTATTTGACGTTACGGGCGCGGGTGATACGGTTATATCCGTTTTAACGCTTGCCCTTGCGGCGAAAGCCAGTTTAAAAGAAGCGGCATCATTAGCTAATTACGCCGCGGGAATAGTTGTCGGCAAAGTAGGTACAGCCACGGTTACGCAGCAGGAAATTTTAAAAGTTCTTAAATAACTTTTACCGGTCTTAACGGCCGCTTATGATTTAATAAAATACAGGATAGTTATGGGCGACACAATTATTGTTATTCCCGCGAGGTACGGCTCTACCAGGCTTAAAGCCAAGGTATTGGAACAGCTTGACGGCAAAAGCATTGTTGAGCACGTTTGGCGCGCCGCTAAAGCGGCCGGCGAAGGCAAAGTTCTTATAGCCACAGAAAGTCCTGTAATCGTTGAGCACTGCGCCAAATTTGGCGCTCAAGCGGTGCTTACAAGCGAAGCCTGCCAAAGCGGAACAGACCGTATTTACGAAGCGGTTAAAAACGGCAGCGAAGATTACGTGCTAAACTTACAGGGCGACGAGCCTTTTGTCAAGCCGCAAACTATTAAAGGCGTTATAAAATTATTAAAAAAAGATTCCAAAATAGATATAGCCACAGCCTGTTACCCTACGTTTAATGACGATATTTACAAAAATCCCAATGCCGTAAAAGCGGTGCTTACAAAAGATATGCGCGCGCTTTATTTTTCCCGTTCGGCAATTCCTTATAAAAGAGAACTGACTGAAGAAACTAAAAAAGCGCCCTATTATATACACTGCGGCATTTACGGTTATAAAAAAACCGCGCTTGAACGCTTTGTAAACCTGCCGCCATCTAATTTAGAAAAACTTGAAAAGCTTGAGCAACTGCGCGCTTTGGAAGACGGCATGGTTATTAAATCAATTTTAATTGAAGCTGCAGGGCCCGCTATCGATACTGCGGAAGATTTAAACGAAGCAAGAAAATATATAAGAAACAACTAAAACCGCGTTTTTTAAAACCTGTATTTTATAATACGGATAAAAACGTTTGTATATTTTTATTAAAAATTACAAGGAGAGAAGTATGTCAAAGTTCATTTTTGTTACGGGCGGAGTAGTAAGTTCTTTAGGTAAAGGCATTGCGGGCGCTAGTTTAGGCAAACTTTTGCAGCTTAACGGTTTTAAAGTAAACATGATTAAGTGCGATCCATATTTAAACGTGGACCCGGGTAATATGAGCCCTTTTCAGCACGGAGAGGTATTTGTTACCGTTGACGGCGCGGAAACTGATTTAGACCTTGGCTACTATGAAAGATTTTTAGGCGTGCCCACAACAAGGGCTAACACCAACACCGCGGGCGGCATTTATCTAACGGTTTTAGACAGGGAAAGAAAAGGCCTTTACAACGGCCTTACAGTGCAGGTAATTCCGCATATAACGGACGAAATAAAAAAACGCTTTACCGCTTTTGAAAAAGATTATGACGTTACCATAATTGAAATAGGCGGCACTGTGGGCGATATTGAAAGTTTGCCCTTTATTGAAGCGGCCAGGCAGCTTAAGCTTGAACGCCCCAATAAAGTTTTATCCGTACATCTAACTTTAATTCCCTACATCAAAAGCTCTGACGAACTGAAAACAAAACCTACCCAGCACTCCGTTATTAAACTGCGCGAGCTGGGCATTAACCCCGACATGCTTTTTTGCCGTACGGACAGGCCTCTTTCAGACTCTATAAAGCAAAAAATATCGCTTTTCTGTTCGGTTCCCAAAGAAGCTGTTATAGAAGCCAGCGATAAAGAGTCTATTTATCTGGTGCCTGAAAACTTTTACAAACAAAACGCCGATAAACAGATAATGAAAA from Elusimicrobium minutum Pei191 harbors:
- a CDS encoding alpha-2-macroglobulin family protein, with translation MKKLAALVSILMLTAFSATAQTLASANKKFENGQFQAALTEYEQLINNSDKNTAYTAQLKSVASLLGLFQYENAAKKAYSFSLPEDNIWKARFLLFRAFTGTQVINNYGFAMDTDEIQTETEDLGKFTRDQWLNKIGQDYDLLWSIAPKLINAAIEDESDFINTKDTDTKRIPTLLDFAVTRIEGFVSLLDSGYYPLAKAELKAKNFIVQNYSGRNVTEWNIERLASVYEEASKLEGNLRNDARGFWKVQRIMIPFDRDRSFDFNDKDATAEEAAKILSVWAGFTKEEEVKTSFFQRLFGSQKSNSKFTPYAQAFAAHNSANLFNRINQYEQAHATASYCGNLQGGGSFADLCKQLVKNIEEPVLEVTHSPIAPDPQNIQYKLDLRNVNTVYARIYKTTEEELKSFIKKDSYYYPNQSYDHLRNLKKHAFEKDVLKKIMSKKPVREFQQNVKYDKKYSFLRDEVFNAPQIDEKGLYITLISRDKNFNTTTAPVLAAILNITDIMMAATSAVEGNPNNFLFDLTGKAKSPEANIFKVYTLNPVTGEPLDNVTVKAFLDHNNRVSNLSALTNAEGVTNFKGVISLSNFYSNNFRLDPIARKGNSVAYLNSMPNLSYNPPEPFEIFVETDRGIYRPGQNVEVKVTVLERVPRGFKTYSRQTKPTIELRNANYKQISKATLTLNDFGSASYKFTLPKEGLLGSYSIIVDLKDPARNTSGSASFSVEEYKRPEFEVTIAEPSAPWLYGEKAVVNGTAKYYFGGGAADAAVEYTVYRQDYVPYFFWWFRWYQPSAKEEVAHGLVKADKQGNFNFDFIPQPRDAKDEKSKSSRFTVEVAVRDEGGRTISASRSFLAAKERNFFKIDLPTGFANENTPYKVDVSMVDINGNPLEGSAEFEVYGLENKFEENSVSSGRRNNSPSLEEAYKNAKETAKVFSVALSFNKEKPTTATIPGMKEGVYKIRLKDKNGTAEQSVILLVVSANPKLDLPLITIAEHSKYYPGETARILFGSGKIKKAKYVEFYKDSFLLAQDTVKEGGASIYKVNIINNHRGGIAMRWFAVSDYLTFTDEINLLIPNNDKELTLKINPPKSVLPGQKVTWSIDVADYQKKPVNAEATVKVYDRSLDYYQTNNEQLTHANLYPASSDSGYYYRRDISNSQFNTYFVNFYTPEFLDRRYISIMPLPHFFAEYSYRNYSSRSLGGLEMRKSFAKANIAEESAAGEYIDAVMETSAVYDSDQMNAAAPTQAPVTTGAAVEMDKEAGRVEARTDMSETAYFGPHTKITNGKGKVSFTMPQRLTSWNIAVNAITKDALLGTVTAQTVTRKDLMIRLETPRFFRERDKGQIKGIITNDTNKDLIVNTVLLVKEDGQNAYSALNLADTRQTVTVKANSQASVIWEAAVADGARVLTLTATARAGQVSDGEVKELPILPSRERLVDSKVTALKEGSNTITLDTLKKDDPTREYDLIALQIDPNLLLPVMNSLPMLVQYPFESLSSLTAKYVPLAIINNLYQKYPELKKAVAALPKRDSITPPWENDNPSRQMVLAETPWIFEAEGKKITFGQIIDMFDSKLVAKYEGQMVEKISKYQNKDGGFSWFQGGESNIFMTLYVLDGLAEAANQDVKVPEQMTKNAMRFVTQTIDDYIKNVKDTGASQIVASLYASYVLTSFPKEWKESKTAFEKAKGWIEYASKYPQFMTPLGKIYAANVYHRLGDKANSDKYLDMVLDAVKVDDTVGAYFQPEDKSWLWYHDTLETHAITLRTLLKLRPENEKLADDMTKWLLFNRKGNNWDSTKSTASAIYCLVDVMKARGAFESKTAYEVKWGNIKETKSFEPFDFVSKPLRYTVFGSDANSTFLEASVNKKGKTVDFASLTAVYSTNAKVEESPKGLLNISRQYFLREKEGAVYKLKPIADGGAVNVGDEIEVQLTITTSSQFEFVHIKDPRGAGFEAETLLSGWQWDLLRRYEEPRDSLTNFFVDWLPHGIYTLKYRMRPTTPGVYKVGAAQMQSSFAPEFAAHSANMTITVK
- a CDS encoding lysophospholipid acyltransferase family protein, which codes for MKMSKRISFLLSFTVLKVSSWLFIILPLNLGCKIAMLACGVAAKVMKKRFGLNMQNIARVFPEKSPEEVYSICMDSWKNMGRIMVEFIKAYNMSKEELSAVTEFKNFHYLQHQIDIGQAAIIHTGHFPNWEIFGISVSALGIKKAVIAQGQKNPYINKEITKMRCAYGGTVIDTDNPFFACVKWLKKGNLLGILSDQNSYKSEVYRKFFGRYCACSPLTPLLSLKLQIPVIPVKLYRKSGKFIIEFLEPIQPAEKYSQEEVNKFIDVLNKYYEDWIRENPSDWLWAHNRWKREHNAPQYKAEHE
- a CDS encoding D-glycero-alpha-D-manno-heptose-1,7-bisphosphate 7-phosphatase, with product MNKNKIKAVFLDRDGTLIYEKPGVYLSSPEKVVLYKSSMPALKLLTKLGYKIFIVSNQSGIGRGYFTSEQVDKVHEHLKKMIKPYVIEDIVYCPHAPWQTCLCRKPNPILGQKLAKKYNIDRSKSFMIGDKKSDVDFGINLGAVPVLVRTANGNAQIKKYGKNIKAAKIASNLLGAAKYIESKT
- a CDS encoding DUF3108 domain-containing protein, whose translation is MKHLIPLTTVVLAVFLVGGCTCNCKRSVPLPPDNEEVIIEEVIIYEYKTPEEISQSQEANQTAHPVIGEPAQQQPGDEKKQDFTPAFSLTPSTITPKGKAEESSKETVTEAADQNIPKSYIRDGRHFHPWVGRKFIKNGQELHPALWSNEKMKFGVHYGFVRAGTAHISTKGVVETDFGPAYVIETLANSAKVIDSVFKVRDINYSWIEVNGNSSFGYSQSLREGRYVRDEWITFDAKNKIFSGVMKKKGDPKFIKGELPGEVHDMLSSLYFVRAQDFSKGKDFIFDVANREKVYPLVVKFVKKETVKVPAGKFNCIVVEPQFRGEGIFIQQGKSLKVWITDDERRIPVKMETEVFIGNVSASLEEYSKN
- the rfaE1 gene encoding D-glycero-beta-D-manno-heptose-7-phosphate kinase translates to MNTVKKENLKKFLTAFNGKEIIVVGDIMLDHFIKGTVSRISPEAPVPVVNVTKEYYVAGGAGNVAVNLAALGAKATILSVVGQDRSGEDLSNFLSGQGVDTSFVVLDTSRPTTQKIRILAENQQVVRYDRESKNPVSSDIGKICMENFKFLAKKADGVVISDYGKGMLSEANIKAIVDICNKNKIPVCVDPKIENFKKYKNITCMTPNTKEAFEGMGVAQVSDEKVLFDLGNKILKTLNAVSLLITRGAEGMSLFEKEKGGKVKVSSVKATAREVFDVTGAGDTVISVLTLALAAKASLKEAASLANYAAGIVVGKVGTATVTQQEILKVLK
- the kdsB gene encoding 3-deoxy-manno-octulosonate cytidylyltransferase, which encodes MGDTIIVIPARYGSTRLKAKVLEQLDGKSIVEHVWRAAKAAGEGKVLIATESPVIVEHCAKFGAQAVLTSEACQSGTDRIYEAVKNGSEDYVLNLQGDEPFVKPQTIKGVIKLLKKDSKIDIATACYPTFNDDIYKNPNAVKAVLTKDMRALYFSRSAIPYKRELTEETKKAPYYIHCGIYGYKKTALERFVNLPPSNLEKLEKLEQLRALEDGMVIKSILIEAAGPAIDTAEDLNEARKYIRNN